From the genome of Notolabrus celidotus isolate fNotCel1 chromosome 5, fNotCel1.pri, whole genome shotgun sequence, one region includes:
- the grk1b gene encoding rhodopsin kinase GRK1b, with protein sequence MDIGGLETVVANSAYVSARGSVDGAAAAAMRDKKMRARLKLPNIRECEHMKTTVDSDFDSMCVRQPIGKRLFQQFLDSDATNKNAGELWRDIEEYTTCQEKDRVQKAQKMVNKYYESASKTFCSFLEEKAITRVKEDYKNVRGDLFKESEQQLIKHLEKKALDGFKNSMYFLRFVQFKWLESQPVDEEWFMDFRVLGKGGFGEVFACQAKATGKMYANKKLEKKRLKKRKGYEGAIVEKRILAKVHSHFIVSLAYAFQTKTDLCLVMTIMNGGDLRFHMYNVDEKNPGFDEKRACFYTAQIICGLEHLHQHRIIYRDLKPENVLLDDAGHVRLSDLGLAVELPPGKDKTSGYAGTPGFMAPELIQKKEYDYTVDYFTLGVTLFEMIAARGPFRVRGEKVENEEVVRRILNDAVPYTPSFSKDCKAICDGLLDKDPIKRLGFKNNSCDELKNQPFFTEINWGRLEAGMLPPPFVPDPKMVYAKNIDDVGAFSTIKGLVLDNKDTEFYNDFASGNVPIPWQEEMIETGVFGEMNIWGENGKLPSDLDPNYVEAKGGGCVLL encoded by the exons ATGGACATTGGAGGTTTGGAGACAGTGGTGGCAAACTCAGCCTACGTTTCAGCCCGTGGCAGCGTGgatggagctgcagcagctgctatGCGTGACAAAAAGATGCGTGCCAGGCTGAAACTCCCAAACATCAGAGAGTGTGAACACATGAAGACAACCGTAGACTCAGACTTTGACAGCATGTGTGTTAGACAGCCCATTGGTAAGCGCCTCTTCCAACAGTTTCTGGATAGTGATGCAACCAATAAAAATGCAGGAGAGCTGTGGAGAGACATCGAAGAGTACACGACATGCCAAGAGAAGGACAGAGTGCAGAAGGCCCAAAAAATGGTCAATAAATACTATGAGTCTGCTTCAAAAACTTTTTGCAGCTTCCTGGAGGAGAAAGCCATCACCCGAGTTAAGGAAGACTACAAGAACGTCCGCGGTGACCTCTTTAAGGAGAGCGAGCAGCAGCTGATCAAACATCTTGAGAAGAAGGCCTTAGATGGCTTCAAGAACAGCATGTACTTCCTGCGTTTTGTTCAGTTCAAATGGCTGGAGAGCCAGCCTGTTGATGAAGAGTGGTTCATGGACTTCAGAGTCCTGGGTAAAGGAGGTTTTGGGGAAGTGTTTGCTTGTCAGGCTAAGGCAACAGGCAAAATGTATGCCAACAAGAAGCTGGAGAAAAAGAGGCTGAAGAAACGCAAAGGCTATGAG GGAGCAATCGTGGAGAAGCGTATCCTTGCAAAAGTTCACAGTCACTTCATTGTCTCGCTGGCTTACGCCTTCCAGACTAAGACTGACCTCTGCCTTGTAATGACCATCATGAATGGTGGAGACCTCAG ATTTCATATGTATAATGTggatgaaaaaaatccaggCTTTGACGAGAAGAGAGCATGTTTCTATACAGCTCAGATAATCTGTGGGCTGGAGCATCTACACCAGCACAGGATCATCTACAGAGACCTGAAACCAGAGAACGTGCTGCTGGATGATGCAG GACACGTTCGTCTGTCTGATTTGGGGCTGGCTGTTGAACTCCCACCAGGAAAAGATAAAACAAGTGGATATGCTGGAACCCCAG GTTTCATGGCTCCAGAGCTGATCCAGAAGAAAGAATATGACTACACAGTGGACTACTTCACGCTGGGAGTGACACTGTTCGAGATGATTGCTGCCAGAGGGCCCTTTAGAGTGCGAGGAGAGAAG GTTGAGAATGAGGAAGTTGTTCGCAGAATCTTGAATGACGCAGTTCCATATACACCAAGTTTCAGCAAAGACTGCAAGGCTATATGTGACGGCCTGTTGGACAAGGACCCAATAAAACGCCTTGGgtttaaaaacaacagctgtGATGAGCTCAAGAACCAGCCCTTCTTCACTGAAATTAACTGGGGTCGACTGGAAGCAG GTATGCTACCTCCACCGTTTGTCCCTGATCCTAAGATGGTTTACGCCAAAAATATTGATGATGTGGGCGCCTTTAGCACAATCAAAGGCCTGGTCCTGGATAACAAAGACACAGAATTCTACAATGACTTTGCTTCCGGCAACGTCCCAATCCCCTGGCAGGAGGAAATGATTGAGACAGGTGTGTTCGGAGAGATGAATATTTGGGGAGAAAACGGCAAGCTACCCAGTGACCTTGACCCAAACTATGTGGAAGCCAAAGGTGGAGGATGTGTGCTCCTTTGA
- the slc25a35 gene encoding solute carrier family 25 member 35 — translation MDFVLSGVAACGACLFTNPLEVVKTRMQLQGELQSRGTYQVYYRNVFHAFYTIGKVDGLAGLQKGLAPGLVYQFCMNGVRLGSYAIIESSGYIHTNGRVNAVKTTIAGAVAGVVGAVMGSPVYLVKTHLQSQAASSIAVGHQYKHQGMIHALAAIYREHGIMGLWRGSSAAVPRVSVGSAAQLSTFSSAKELVTDLQLFKKDSWLVALTAGMISSVVVVLAMTPFDVVSTRLYNQPVDQLGKGHLYKGFTDCFSKTLRKEGLLGLYKGLGASYFRLGPHTILSLFFWDELRKLHRQLR, via the exons ATGGATTTCGTGCTGAGCGGAGTGGCGGCGTGCGGCGCGTGTCTGTTCACCAACCCGCTGGAGGTCGTCAAGACGCGGATGCAGCTGCAAGGCGAGCTCCAGAGTCGGGGGACCTACCAAGTATACTACCGTAATGTGTTTCATGCATTTTACACTATCGGTAAAGTGGACGGTCTGGCCGGGTTGCAGAAAGGACTGGCACCAGGGTTGGTGTATCAGTTCTGTATGAATGGAGTCCGACTGGGCTCGTACGCCATCATTGAGTCCTCCGGTTACATCCACACGAATGGGAGGGTCAACGCGGTCAAAACCACCATAGCAGGAGCTGTGGCTGGTGTAGTGGGGGCAGTTATGGGCAGCCCCGTATATTTG GTGAAGACTCATCTGCAGAGTCAAGCTGCCTCCTCTATAGCAGTTGGACATCAGTACAAACACCAG ggGATGATCCATGCTCTGGCAGCCATCTACAGGGAGCATGGAATTATGGGACTGTGGAGGGGCTCCAGTGCTGCAGTACCCAGGGTCAGCGTGGGGTCTGCTGCACAACTCAGCACATTCTCCTCTGCCAAAGAGCTGGTTACAGACCTACAG TTGTTCAAAAAAGACAGCTGGTTGGTGGCCCTGACTGCCGGGATGATCAGCAGCGTTGTGGTGGTTCTGGCGATGACACCTTTTGATGTAGTGAGCACACGACTCTACAACCAGCCTGTGGATCAATTGGGCAag GGGCATCTTTATAAAGGATTTACTGACTGCTTTTCTAAGACGCTGAGGAAGGAGGGCTTGTTGGGACTCTACAAAGGCCTGGGAGCCTCTTATTTCCGGCTCGGCCCGCACAccattctgtctttgttcttctgGGATGAACTGCGCAAACTGCATCGGCAGCTCAGATAA
- the LOC117812925 gene encoding mannose-P-dolichol utilization defect 1 protein-like, whose protein sequence is MATSPLKDFLVTYLMPEKCYERIVVNFHLNGPCLKFILNRIAGLCIILDIFLAQLPQLLKILWRGSADGLSLTASLLQLYAFSCPVVYAMAHNFPLFAWAERLITLTQAAAIIFLILRYRGETFKGMLFLLAYSGVMFLLGSYTVKAVASVLQASSLTALIASKGFQAGTNYKNGHTGQLSTLSVSLSWTGSLGVLSVSLQDTGSSLETLSHALSACLSCALLAQVLCYRSSTASTKKKSE, encoded by the exons ATGGCCACGTCTCCCCTCAAAGACTTTCTGGTCACATATTTGATGCCAGAAAAATGTTACGAGAGGATTGTCGTCAACTTTCACTTAAACG GGCCTTGTTTAAAGTTTATTCTGAACAGAATCGCGGGATTATGCATCATTCTGGACATTTTTCTGG CACAGCTACCTCAGCTGTTAAAGATACTCTGGAGAGGAAGCGCGGATGGTCTGAGTCTGACCGCCAGCCTGCTGCAACTTTACGCCTTCTCATGTCCTGTTGTGTACGCCATGGCCCACAACTTCCCATTATT CGCCTGGGCTGAGAGGCTCATCACATTGACTCAGGCAGCAGCAATCATTTTCCTTATCCTGCGTTATCGTGGTGAAACCTTCAAAG gAATGCTGTTTCTCTTGGCCTACAGTGGTGTCATGTTCCTCCTGGGCTCCTACACAGTTAAAGCAGTCGCCTCAGTGCTGCAGGCCTCCAGTCTGACGGCTTTAATTGCAAGCAAG GGTTTCCAGGCTGGAACAAACTACAAGAATGGTCACACAGGCCAACTGTCCACTCTGTCAGTGTCACTCTCATGGACAGGCTCTCTGGGCGTTCTCTCAGTGTCTCTACAG gacACAGGTAGCTCACTCGAGACTCTGTCACACGCGCTGTCTGCCTGCCTCAGCTGCGCCCTCTTGGCCCAGGTTCTCTGCTACAGAAGCAGCACAGCCAGCACTAAAAAGAAGAGCGAGTAG
- the LOC117813403 gene encoding transmembrane 4 L6 family member 4-like has product MCTGKCSLFIAVSLYPLVLISIICNIVLFFPGWDAKYAKDGHITEEVEYMGGILGGGIIVLIAALCINLTGEQGCCGNRFGMFISIIFAAGGAIGALYSFIVALFGLGSGPLCIHDGAWITPFKTSNWGYLTDSKSWGECKEPPNVVQFNIGLFATLMVTSCLQVLLCAAQIINGLLGCMCGACNEKEEA; this is encoded by the exons ATGTGTACTGGTAAATGTTCTCTTTTCATTGCTGTGAGTCTGTACCCGTTAGTGCTCATATCCATCATCTGTAACATAGTGCTGTTCTTTCCGGGCTGGGACGCCAAGTATGCCAAAGATGGACACATTACAGAAGAGGTGGAATACATGGGAGGAATCCTTGGAGGGGGTATAATT GTGTTGATCGCAGCACTTTGCATCAACCTGACTGGAGAACAAGGATGCTGTGGGAACCGCTTTGGG ATGTTCATATCCATCATCTTCGCTGCGGGAGGAGCAATCGGCGCTCTGTACAGTTTCATTGTGGCATTATTCGGTTTGGGTAGCGGGCCTCTCTGCATACATGATGGAGCATGGATAACCCCTTTTAAAACCAG TAATTGGGGCTATCTGACTGACTCAAAGTCGTGGGGAGAATGCAAAGAGCCTCCAAACGTGGTGCAGTTCAACATTGGACTGTTCGCCACTCTGATGGTCACCAGCTGCCTGCAGGTGTTACTCTGTGCCGCTCAGATCATCAACGGTCTCCTCGGCTGCATGTGTGGAGCCTGCAACGAAAAAGAG GAAGCATAA